In Capsicum annuum cultivar UCD-10X-F1 chromosome 11, UCD10Xv1.1, whole genome shotgun sequence, one genomic interval encodes:
- the LOC124888979 gene encoding uncharacterized protein LOC124888979 produces MAKSYSKSEFHMLMEKVEATDIRVKMYLELTGYEKWARLYATVHRGWTLISNIAESINGVLVSARELPIYDFLEEVRLLFAKWNCANRQEASYTFTTLIEKFNDVLS; encoded by the coding sequence atggccaaatcatattcaaaatcaGAATTTCACATGTTAATGGAAAAAGTTGAGGCAACTGATATAAGGGTGAAGATGTATTTGGAATTGACCGGTTACGAAAAGTGGGCTAGGTTGTATGCAACAGTTCACAGAGGATGGACTTTGATTTCAAATATTGCAGAGTCAATAAATGGAGTgcttgtatcagctagagaactgccaatttatgactttcttgaggaaGTTCGATTACTGTTTGCAAAATGGAATTGTGCAAATAGGCAGGAGGCTTCATATACTTTCACAACACTCATTGAAAAGTTTAATGACGTACTCAGTTAG